The DNA window GCTTCAGCAAGCAATGCGTGGCGGAGTAGTCGATTATTTGCTTAAACCAATCATGTTCCCGCGCCTGGAAGTCGCACTTAAAAAGTACATTTCCCAGCGTCAGAGGTTAACCGTCGCACAGAGCTTAGATCAAAACCTAGTTGACAAAATGCTGCAATCAAATGGTGTTGCTGATACCGCAACAAAACGTCACCCCAAAGGAATCGACAGCGTTACGTTAGATAAAATTCGAGACTTATTTCCCAGCGGAGAAAAGATTACGGCTGATCAGGCGGGAGATAAAATTGGAGCGAGTCGCACGACAGCCAGACGATACCTTGAGTACTTAATAAGCTCTGGCGAGCTGGAAGCGGATCTAAACTACGGCACGGTAGGACGCCCGGAGCGCTGCTATAAGAAAGTGAAACGTTATACCAATCGTAGTAAATAACTGGTCATTCTAGCTTGCTAAAATCCTCGATAACTGCGTTACAATTTTTGATTGTAGAATAACTACTTATCGAAAAATTGTGCGTTGTTCTCAAGCATTTTTGCTGCGCTATTTCTGATCACTTACTTACTGTGATTGGTATTAAAAAAACGGTGGCGTAAAGTGCCACCGTTTTGCATAAATTCATCCGGCTAAATCACTGCGGGTTGATTAAAAGTTGTACTCAAACTTTACTTCCACAGAACGTTCAGAGCCGTACCAGCAGTTCATGCTGTCGTAACAGGTATAGCTCTCTTCATCAAACAGGTTGTTCATGACCAGGTTCGCTGCAG is part of the Vibrio sp. B1FLJ16 genome and encodes:
- a CDS encoding response regulator, which produces MNMATRVMIIEDDLAIAELHHKYLSQLAGIEVVGIATTRIEAEMQLEVLKPDLLLMDVYLPDGTGLDILNTLRSNNQTCDVILITAARDVDTLQQAMRGGVVDYLLKPIMFPRLEVALKKYISQRQRLTVAQSLDQNLVDKMLQSNGVADTATKRHPKGIDSVTLDKIRDLFPSGEKITADQAGDKIGASRTTARRYLEYLISSGELEADLNYGTVGRPERCYKKVKRYTNRSK